A single Blastococcus colisei DNA region contains:
- a CDS encoding class I SAM-dependent methyltransferase, with translation MSEIPSSPPLGSDGYPAAGGVARRPAGVEESARANRRWWDAAAPAYLTEHGADLGDADFLWCPEGLREADAHLLGDVAGRRVLEIGCGSAPCSRWMRTAGADVVALDLSAGMLARAAQLNRSTGIDVPLVQGEVGALPVADGAVDVVCSAFGGLPFVADAEGALREVARVLRPGGRFVASVNHPMRWPFPDSPDPEDLRVVSSYFDRMPYVETDGAGRAVYVEHHRTVGDWVRAVVGAGLLIEDLIEPEWTPGRTQNWGQWSPERGALVPGTLILVCSRP, from the coding sequence ATGAGCGAGATCCCGTCGTCCCCGCCGCTGGGCAGCGACGGCTATCCGGCCGCCGGTGGCGTCGCCCGGCGGCCGGCCGGCGTCGAGGAGTCCGCCCGGGCGAACCGCCGCTGGTGGGACGCGGCGGCTCCGGCGTACCTGACCGAGCACGGCGCCGACCTCGGGGACGCCGACTTCCTGTGGTGCCCGGAAGGGCTGCGGGAGGCCGATGCGCACCTGCTGGGCGACGTCGCCGGCCGTCGGGTGCTGGAGATCGGCTGCGGTTCGGCGCCCTGTTCCCGCTGGATGCGCACCGCCGGCGCGGACGTCGTCGCCCTCGACCTGTCCGCCGGGATGCTGGCCCGCGCCGCACAGCTGAACCGCTCCACCGGTATCGACGTGCCCCTCGTGCAGGGGGAGGTCGGGGCGCTGCCCGTCGCCGACGGGGCCGTGGACGTCGTGTGCTCGGCGTTCGGCGGACTGCCCTTCGTGGCCGACGCCGAGGGCGCGCTCCGGGAGGTGGCCCGGGTGCTGCGGCCCGGGGGCCGGTTCGTCGCGTCGGTCAACCACCCGATGCGCTGGCCGTTCCCCGACTCCCCCGATCCCGAGGACCTCCGGGTGGTCTCCTCCTACTTCGACCGCATGCCCTACGTGGAGACCGACGGCGCCGGCCGCGCGGTGTACGTCGAGCACCACCGGACGGTCGGCGACTGGGTCCGCGCCGTCGTCGGCGCCGGCCTGCTCATCGAGGACCTGATCGAACCCGAGTGGACGCCCGGCCGGACGCAGAACTGGGGACAGTGGTCGCCCGAACGCGGCGCGCTCGTGCCCGGCACGCTGATCCTGGTCTGCTCCAGGCCCTGA
- the rpsA gene encoding 30S ribosomal protein S1, translated as MTSTQVRPSSTPQVAVNDIGSAEDFLAAIDQTIKYFNDGDIVEGVIVKVDRDEVLLDIGYKTEGVIPSRELSIKHDVDPNEVVSVGDEVEALVLQKEDKEGRLILSKKRAQYERAWGTIEAKKEADEVVTGTVIEVVKGGLILDIGLRGFLPASLVEMRRVRDLQPYVGRELEAKIIELDKNRNNVVLSRRQWLEQTQSEVRSEFLNKLAKGQVRTGVVSSIVNFGAFVDLGGVDGLVHVSELSWKHIDHPSEVVEVGQEVTVEVLDVDLDRERVSLSLKATQEDPWRQFARTHQIGQVVPGKVTKLVPFGAFVRVDEGIEGLVHISELAERHVEIPEQVVQVGDEILVKVIDIDLDRRRISLSLKQANEGVVGDEEQFDPAAYGMAASYDAEGNYLYPEGFDADTGEWREGFDAQREEWERQYAEAQARFEAHRKQIAAAKEADAEAAAGGSYSSDDAAGPDVPATGGGTLASDEALAALRAKLAGGE; from the coding sequence ATGACCTCCACTCAGGTCCGTCCTTCCAGCACCCCCCAGGTCGCCGTCAACGACATCGGTTCCGCCGAGGACTTCCTCGCGGCCATCGACCAGACGATCAAGTACTTCAACGATGGCGACATCGTCGAAGGCGTCATCGTCAAGGTCGACCGGGACGAGGTGCTGCTGGACATCGGCTACAAGACCGAGGGCGTCATCCCCTCGCGCGAGCTCTCCATCAAGCACGACGTCGACCCCAACGAGGTCGTCAGCGTCGGCGACGAGGTGGAAGCCCTGGTCCTCCAGAAGGAGGACAAGGAAGGGCGGCTGATCCTCTCCAAGAAGCGCGCACAGTACGAGCGCGCCTGGGGCACGATCGAGGCCAAGAAGGAAGCCGACGAGGTCGTCACCGGCACCGTCATCGAGGTCGTCAAGGGTGGCCTCATCCTGGACATCGGCCTGCGTGGGTTCCTCCCCGCCTCGCTGGTCGAGATGCGCCGCGTCCGCGACCTGCAGCCCTACGTGGGCCGCGAGCTCGAGGCGAAGATCATCGAGCTCGACAAGAACCGCAACAACGTCGTCCTCTCCCGCCGCCAGTGGCTCGAGCAGACGCAGTCCGAGGTCCGCAGCGAGTTCCTCAACAAGCTCGCCAAGGGTCAGGTCCGTACGGGCGTCGTCTCCTCGATCGTCAACTTCGGTGCGTTCGTGGACCTGGGTGGCGTCGACGGTCTGGTGCACGTCTCCGAGCTGTCCTGGAAGCACATCGACCACCCGTCCGAGGTCGTCGAGGTCGGCCAGGAGGTCACCGTCGAGGTCCTCGACGTCGACCTGGACCGCGAGCGGGTCTCCCTGTCGCTGAAGGCGACGCAGGAGGACCCGTGGCGTCAGTTCGCCCGCACGCACCAGATCGGTCAGGTCGTCCCGGGCAAGGTCACCAAGCTCGTTCCGTTCGGTGCGTTCGTGCGCGTCGACGAGGGCATCGAGGGCCTGGTGCACATCTCCGAGCTGGCCGAGCGCCACGTCGAGATCCCCGAGCAGGTCGTGCAGGTCGGCGACGAGATCCTGGTCAAGGTCATCGACATCGACCTGGACCGCCGCCGCATCTCGCTGTCGCTCAAGCAGGCCAACGAGGGCGTCGTCGGCGACGAGGAGCAGTTCGACCCGGCCGCCTACGGCATGGCCGCGTCCTACGACGCCGAGGGCAACTACCTCTACCCTGAGGGCTTCGACGCCGACACCGGCGAGTGGCGCGAGGGCTTCGACGCGCAGCGCGAGGAGTGGGAGCGGCAGTACGCCGAGGCCCAGGCCCGCTTCGAGGCGCACCGCAAGCAGATCGCCGCGGCGAAGGAGGCCGACGCCGAGGCCGCTGCCGGCGGCAGCTACTCCAGCGACGACGCCGCCGGCCCGGACGTCCCGGCCACCGGTGGCGGCACGCTGGCCAGCGACGAGGCCCTGGCCGCGCTGCGGGCCAAGCTCGCCGGCGGTGAGTGA
- a CDS encoding branched-chain amino acid ABC transporter permease — MSELIDALATALKAGIGFQAILFALLAIGINIQFGYTGLLNFGQIAFAMLGGYGIAISVAQWGLSFWWGVIIGIAAAVVLALLLGLPTLRLRADYLAIATIAAAEGLRLTFRSVSATPVTGATRGLTGFNDEFVALAPWDTTDRFQILGSTWSGADLWVTTVGWVIVALSCLLVWSLVRSPWGRVVKSIREDEDAVRSLGKNVYVYKMQSLVLGGVFGALGGMIYALGTASATPDQYQNANTFLAYAALILGGAARVLGPVIGAILLYFIIQFADTGLRTLISNGIIPETLLSATDVAQIRFVLIGLGLMLLMIFRPQGIFGDRREVMLDAR, encoded by the coding sequence ATGAGTGAACTGATCGACGCGCTGGCCACCGCGCTGAAGGCCGGCATCGGCTTCCAGGCGATCCTCTTCGCGCTGCTGGCCATCGGGATCAACATCCAGTTCGGGTACACCGGGCTGCTGAACTTCGGCCAGATCGCGTTCGCCATGCTCGGCGGGTACGGAATCGCCATCTCGGTCGCGCAGTGGGGGCTCTCCTTCTGGTGGGGCGTCATCATCGGCATCGCCGCGGCCGTGGTGCTCGCGCTGCTCCTGGGCCTGCCCACGCTGCGTCTCCGAGCCGACTACCTGGCGATCGCCACCATCGCCGCCGCGGAGGGCCTGCGCCTGACGTTCCGATCGGTGTCGGCCACGCCCGTGACAGGAGCCACCCGCGGCCTGACCGGGTTCAACGACGAGTTCGTCGCGCTGGCCCCCTGGGACACCACCGACCGCTTCCAGATCCTCGGCTCGACGTGGAGCGGAGCGGACCTGTGGGTCACCACGGTCGGCTGGGTCATCGTCGCGCTCTCGTGCCTCCTCGTGTGGTCCCTCGTGCGCAGTCCCTGGGGACGCGTGGTCAAGTCGATCCGCGAGGACGAGGACGCCGTGCGCTCGCTCGGCAAGAACGTCTACGTCTACAAGATGCAGTCCCTCGTGCTGGGCGGCGTGTTCGGTGCACTCGGCGGCATGATCTACGCGCTCGGAACCGCCTCGGCGACGCCGGACCAGTACCAGAACGCCAACACCTTCCTTGCCTACGCCGCGCTGATCCTCGGCGGCGCCGCGCGCGTCCTCGGTCCCGTGATCGGGGCGATCCTGCTGTACTTCATCATCCAGTTCGCCGACACCGGCCTGCGTACGCTGATCAGCAACGGCATCATCCCGGAGACCCTGCTCTCGGCGACCGACGTGGCCCAGATCCGGTTCGTGCTGATCGGGCTCGGCCTGATGCTCCTGATGATCTTCCGCCCGCAGGGGATCTTCGGGGACCGACGAGAGGTGATGCTCGATGCCCGCTGA
- the polA gene encoding DNA polymerase I: MSAPSSTLASSAASSAPGDRPRLLLLDGHSLAYRAFFALPVENFSTTTGQPTNAVYGFTSMLINILRDEKPTHLAVAFDVGRKTFRSEIFAEYKANRSESPTDFRGQVSLVQEVLAALHVPVITAEGYEADDVIATLTVQAVERGMDVLIATGDRDALQLVNEHVTVLYPRKGVSDMTRFTPDEVETKYGLSPAQYPDFAALRGDPSDNLPSIPSVGEKTAAKWVREYGSLGALVDQVDTVKGKVGEKLREHLSSVLQNRRLTELDRAVPLDLGPADLAVQPWDRNEVHTLFDNLQFRVLRDRLFATLTSAEPEVEGGFDVVEDEVPAGGLGEWLDANARSGRTGVIFRGTWGRGAGELTGLALAAGNDHATFVDVGPDLDAADEQALAAWLADPSALKAVHEVKGPLLAIWARGWELDGLISDTALAAYLALPGQRSFDLGDLAVRYLRRELKDAAEPEGQLTLDGLGPSEDDVAREAAHADVLKAVAVNDLSDALETVLGQRGGDHLLGGIELPLTRVLGAMEYRGIAADLDFLHELQKEFADGVAAAAAECYAVIGREVNLGSPKQLQAVLFDELGLPKTKKNKTGYTTDAEALTSLLASTGHPFLEHLLRHRDVTRLRTVIDGLIPMVDDAGRIHTTFQQTIAATGRLSSTDPNLQNIPIRTAEGRRIRQAFVVGQGYESLMTADYSQIEMRIMAHLSGDEGLIEAFTSGEDLHSFVASRAFDIPIEDVDPEMRRRIKAMSYGLAYGLSAYGLSQQLRITPEEARGQMHAYFERFGGIRDYLDTVVEEARLTGYTETTLGRRRYLPDLTSDNRQRREMAERMALNAPIQGSAADVIKVAMLNVEKAIAAEGLNSRMLLQVHDELVLEVAAGEREKLEDLVRREMAGAAELSVALEVSVGFGASWDAAAH; the protein is encoded by the coding sequence ATGTCCGCGCCCAGCTCCACCCTCGCCTCGTCCGCCGCCTCCTCCGCCCCGGGGGACAGGCCGCGGTTGCTGCTCCTCGACGGTCACTCGCTGGCCTACCGCGCCTTCTTCGCGCTGCCGGTCGAGAACTTCTCCACGACCACGGGCCAGCCGACCAACGCCGTCTACGGCTTCACGTCCATGCTGATCAACATCCTGCGCGACGAGAAGCCGACGCACCTCGCCGTCGCCTTCGACGTGGGCCGCAAGACGTTCCGCAGCGAGATCTTCGCCGAGTACAAGGCCAACAGGTCCGAGAGCCCGACCGACTTCCGGGGCCAGGTGAGCCTCGTGCAGGAGGTCCTCGCCGCGCTGCACGTCCCGGTGATCACCGCTGAGGGCTACGAGGCCGACGACGTCATCGCCACGCTGACGGTCCAGGCCGTCGAGCGGGGCATGGACGTGCTCATCGCGACCGGCGACCGCGACGCCCTCCAGCTGGTCAACGAGCACGTCACCGTCCTCTACCCCCGCAAGGGCGTCTCGGACATGACGCGCTTCACGCCGGACGAGGTCGAGACGAAGTACGGCCTCAGTCCGGCCCAGTACCCCGACTTCGCGGCGCTGCGCGGCGACCCGAGCGACAATCTGCCGAGCATCCCCAGCGTGGGGGAGAAGACGGCGGCCAAGTGGGTGCGGGAGTACGGCTCGCTCGGCGCTCTGGTCGACCAGGTGGACACGGTCAAGGGCAAGGTCGGCGAGAAGCTGCGCGAGCACCTGTCGTCGGTGCTGCAGAACCGCCGGCTCACCGAGCTCGACCGCGCCGTCCCGCTCGACCTCGGCCCCGCCGACCTGGCCGTCCAGCCGTGGGACCGCAACGAGGTGCACACCCTCTTCGACAACCTGCAGTTCCGGGTGCTGCGCGACCGGCTCTTCGCCACGCTCACCAGCGCGGAGCCCGAGGTGGAGGGCGGCTTCGACGTCGTCGAGGACGAGGTCCCCGCCGGTGGGCTGGGGGAGTGGCTCGACGCCAACGCGCGCAGCGGCCGGACCGGTGTCATCTTCCGCGGCACCTGGGGCCGGGGGGCCGGGGAGCTGACCGGCCTGGCGCTCGCCGCGGGCAACGACCACGCCACGTTCGTCGACGTCGGCCCCGACCTCGACGCCGCCGACGAGCAGGCGCTGGCCGCGTGGCTGGCCGACCCGTCCGCCCTCAAGGCCGTGCACGAGGTCAAGGGCCCGCTGCTGGCGATCTGGGCCCGTGGCTGGGAGCTCGACGGGCTCATCAGCGACACCGCGCTGGCCGCCTACCTGGCGCTGCCCGGCCAGCGGTCCTTCGACCTCGGCGACCTCGCCGTCCGCTACCTGCGGCGCGAGCTCAAGGACGCCGCCGAGCCCGAGGGCCAGCTCACCCTCGACGGTCTCGGCCCGAGCGAGGACGACGTCGCCCGCGAGGCCGCGCACGCCGACGTCCTCAAGGCCGTCGCCGTCAACGACCTCTCCGACGCCCTGGAGACGGTGCTGGGCCAGCGTGGCGGGGACCACCTCCTCGGCGGCATCGAGCTGCCGCTGACGCGGGTTCTCGGGGCGATGGAGTACCGCGGCATCGCCGCCGACCTGGACTTCCTGCACGAGCTGCAGAAGGAGTTCGCCGACGGTGTCGCCGCCGCGGCGGCCGAGTGCTACGCCGTCATCGGCCGGGAGGTCAACCTCGGCTCGCCCAAGCAGCTGCAGGCGGTGCTCTTCGACGAGCTCGGCCTGCCCAAGACGAAGAAGAACAAGACCGGGTACACGACCGACGCCGAGGCGCTGACCTCGCTCCTGGCCTCGACCGGGCACCCGTTCCTCGAGCACCTGCTCCGGCACCGCGACGTCACCCGCCTGCGCACCGTCATCGACGGGCTCATCCCGATGGTCGACGACGCCGGCCGCATCCACACGACGTTCCAGCAGACGATCGCGGCGACCGGCCGGCTCTCCTCGACCGACCCGAACCTGCAGAACATCCCGATCCGCACCGCCGAGGGCCGCCGGATCCGGCAGGCCTTCGTCGTCGGTCAGGGCTACGAGTCCTTGATGACGGCGGACTACAGCCAGATCGAGATGCGGATCATGGCCCACCTCTCCGGCGACGAGGGGCTCATCGAGGCGTTCACGTCGGGGGAGGACCTGCACTCCTTCGTCGCCTCGCGGGCGTTCGACATCCCGATCGAGGACGTCGACCCGGAGATGCGCCGCCGGATCAAGGCGATGAGCTACGGCCTGGCCTACGGGCTGTCGGCGTACGGCCTCTCCCAGCAGTTGCGCATCACGCCCGAGGAGGCGCGTGGCCAGATGCACGCCTACTTCGAGCGCTTCGGCGGCATCCGCGACTACCTCGACACGGTCGTCGAGGAAGCCCGGCTGACCGGGTACACCGAGACCACGCTCGGCCGGCGTCGCTACCTGCCCGACCTCACCAGCGACAACCGACAGCGGCGCGAGATGGCCGAGCGGATGGCGCTCAACGCTCCGATCCAGGGCTCGGCCGCCGACGTCATCAAGGTGGCCATGCTCAACGTGGAGAAGGCGATCGCCGCCGAGGGGCTGAACTCCCGGATGCTGCTGCAGGTGCACGACGAGCTCGTGCTCGAGGTCGCCGCGGGGGAGCGGGAGAAGCTCGAGGACCTGGTGCGCCGCGAGATGGCCGGTGCTGCCGAGCTGTCGGTCGCCCTGGAGGTGTCGGTCGGCTTCGGCGCCAGCTGGGACGCCGCCGCCCACTGA
- a CDS encoding AI-2E family transporter: MWLVRTAAIGGRLLLLAVLVWLLAGLAVKLTLLLVTVAVALLLAGVAAPLVGWAHGRGVPRWVAAGGAVLLLLAALVGATVGLGARIADQLPQLRDQFQSVASDLSQRFGIQLPGAGSSSGGGSGTSQGGSSGGGTSAGDFLGPAQTAAEVLIGIFLTFALAFLFLTSGPGMWTWLLGKFGGRVREDVDAAGRAAWTTVGGYVRGLTIVAVFDAVGIGVGLLLLGVPLALVLAALQFLASYIPTIGAFVAGALAVVVAYGSGGLGTAALVLALVVVVQQVGNDVIEPYVMKNRLPLNAAMVLVAVTAGGLLWGIAGALLFVPLAAAMSAAAHEVWVRHGSPPVAGG, translated from the coding sequence GTGTGGCTGGTCCGCACCGCGGCCATCGGGGGCCGGCTGCTCCTGCTGGCGGTCCTGGTCTGGCTGCTCGCGGGACTCGCCGTCAAGCTGACCCTCCTGCTGGTCACCGTGGCCGTCGCGCTGCTGCTGGCCGGGGTGGCCGCACCGCTCGTGGGGTGGGCCCACGGGAGGGGCGTGCCGCGCTGGGTCGCCGCGGGTGGCGCCGTCCTGCTGCTGCTGGCCGCTCTCGTCGGTGCCACCGTCGGACTGGGTGCGCGGATCGCCGATCAGCTACCCCAGCTGCGCGACCAGTTCCAGAGTGTTGCCTCCGACCTGTCACAACGGTTCGGCATCCAGTTGCCGGGCGCCGGCTCCTCGTCCGGCGGAGGCTCGGGCACTTCGCAGGGCGGCTCGTCCGGCGGCGGTACCAGCGCCGGCGATTTCCTCGGACCGGCCCAGACGGCCGCCGAGGTGCTCATCGGCATCTTCCTGACCTTCGCGCTCGCTTTCCTCTTCCTGACCAGCGGCCCGGGCATGTGGACGTGGCTGCTCGGCAAGTTCGGCGGTCGCGTCCGCGAGGACGTCGACGCCGCAGGGCGGGCCGCGTGGACGACCGTCGGGGGATACGTCCGCGGCCTGACCATCGTCGCGGTGTTCGACGCGGTCGGCATCGGCGTCGGACTGCTCCTGCTCGGCGTCCCGCTGGCGCTCGTCCTGGCCGCCCTGCAGTTCCTGGCGTCCTACATCCCCACGATCGGCGCCTTCGTCGCCGGAGCACTTGCGGTCGTCGTCGCCTACGGATCGGGCGGCCTCGGCACGGCGGCCCTCGTGCTCGCACTGGTCGTCGTCGTGCAGCAGGTGGGCAACGACGTGATCGAGCCCTATGTCATGAAGAACCGGCTGCCGCTCAACGCGGCGATGGTGCTGGTGGCCGTGACCGCCGGAGGTCTGCTCTGGGGCATCGCCGGTGCTCTCCTGTTCGTCCCACTGGCCGCGGCGATGTCGGCCGCCGCGCACGAGGTCTGGGTGCGGCACGGGTCCCCGCCGGTCGCAGGCGGCTGA
- a CDS encoding branched-chain amino acid ABC transporter permease: MTHAPDLASRHGRRKRPATAAPADRPASPPSHRWTFLRLVLVAVFTAGLAAFTPGVAHAEVEGEGVSGTLRTSVSGPIEGVEILVESADGERIDEVQTDEDGRWAVDVPGPGEYVVTVDPDDLPEGVTLNGAESRTVTVDPGRNQGVLIGLNDGSRNSGGGTVQWIQLLVDGLRFGLLIAMAAVGLSLIFGTTGLVNFAHGELVTVGAIAAWFINVEGGVPFIPAALMALVIGAGVGALNELGLWRPLRRRGTGLIAALVVSIGLSLLLRYLYQVIYGGRSNAFAAYRGQRAVDYGPFTMTNKDLASLVIALVVLVLVALMLQRTKIGKAMRAVSDNRDLAASSGIDVNRVILFVWMMGGALAALGGVLLGLSDEVQWDMGFRLLLLMFAGVTLGGLGTAYGALLGSIVVGVFVQMSTLVIPSDMKYVGGLLLLIVILIIRPQGILGSRARVG; this comes from the coding sequence GTGACGCACGCACCGGACCTTGCCAGCCGGCACGGTCGACGGAAAAGGCCCGCTACCGCGGCCCCCGCCGACCGGCCGGCCAGTCCGCCGTCCCACCGCTGGACCTTCCTGCGGCTGGTGCTGGTGGCTGTCTTCACCGCCGGCCTCGCCGCCTTCACGCCGGGCGTGGCCCATGCCGAGGTCGAGGGCGAGGGGGTCTCGGGAACGCTCCGGACGAGCGTCAGCGGTCCGATCGAGGGCGTCGAGATCCTCGTCGAGAGCGCCGACGGCGAGCGGATCGACGAGGTGCAGACCGATGAGGACGGCCGGTGGGCGGTGGACGTCCCGGGCCCCGGCGAGTACGTGGTCACCGTCGACCCCGACGACCTGCCGGAGGGCGTGACCCTCAACGGGGCCGAGAGCCGCACCGTCACCGTCGATCCCGGGCGGAACCAGGGCGTGCTGATCGGGCTGAACGACGGCAGCCGCAACTCGGGTGGTGGGACCGTCCAGTGGATCCAGCTGCTGGTCGACGGCCTCCGGTTCGGCCTGCTCATCGCCATGGCGGCGGTCGGCCTGTCGCTCATCTTCGGGACCACCGGGCTGGTGAATTTCGCCCACGGTGAGCTGGTCACCGTCGGTGCGATCGCGGCGTGGTTCATCAATGTCGAGGGCGGCGTGCCGTTCATCCCCGCCGCGCTGATGGCCCTCGTCATCGGCGCCGGCGTCGGTGCGCTGAACGAGTTGGGGCTCTGGCGACCGCTGCGCCGCCGCGGGACCGGGCTCATCGCGGCCCTGGTGGTCTCCATCGGCCTGTCGCTGCTGCTGCGCTACCTGTACCAGGTCATCTACGGCGGCCGCTCCAACGCCTTCGCGGCCTACCGGGGCCAGCGCGCCGTCGACTACGGCCCGTTCACGATGACGAACAAGGACCTCGCCTCGCTGGTCATCGCACTCGTGGTCCTGGTGCTGGTGGCCCTGATGCTGCAGCGCACGAAGATCGGCAAGGCGATGCGCGCGGTCTCGGACAACCGCGACCTGGCGGCATCCTCGGGCATCGACGTCAACCGGGTGATCCTGTTCGTCTGGATGATGGGTGGCGCGCTCGCCGCTCTCGGCGGTGTCCTGCTCGGCCTCTCCGACGAGGTCCAGTGGGACATGGGTTTCCGGCTGCTGCTGCTCATGTTCGCCGGCGTGACGCTGGGTGGCCTCGGCACGGCCTACGGCGCGCTCCTGGGCAGCATCGTGGTCGGCGTCTTCGTCCAGATGTCCACGCTCGTCATACCGAGCGACATGAAGTACGTCGGAGGGCTGCTGCTCTTGATCGTCATCCTCATCATCCGCCCCCAGGGCATCCTGGGCAGCCGGGCTCGGGTGGGCTGA
- a CDS encoding PaaI family thioesterase: MTTPPPDWVPTDRCSPLDDKLGIQIIDFDPDRLVATMPVKGNEQPFGLLHGGATCSLVETIGSWAATLGAGPDRKPVGIELNATYVRAATSGVVTAVCTPVRRGRTLATFLIEVTDEAGSTTASARLTCMLVPA, translated from the coding sequence GTGACCACCCCGCCGCCCGACTGGGTGCCGACCGACCGCTGCAGCCCGCTCGACGACAAGCTGGGCATCCAGATCATCGACTTCGACCCGGACCGGCTCGTCGCGACGATGCCGGTGAAGGGCAACGAGCAGCCGTTCGGTCTGCTCCACGGTGGTGCCACGTGCTCGCTCGTGGAGACGATCGGCTCGTGGGCGGCGACGCTCGGGGCGGGTCCCGACCGCAAGCCGGTCGGCATCGAGTTGAACGCGACCTACGTGAGAGCGGCGACGTCCGGCGTCGTCACGGCGGTCTGCACGCCCGTGCGCCGCGGGCGGACCCTCGCGACCTTCCTCATCGAGGTCACCGACGAGGCGGGCAGCACCACCGCCAGCGCACGGCTGACCTGCATGCTCGTTCCCGCCTGA
- a CDS encoding GNAT family N-acetyltransferase has product MARTARPADLPAVLALVRQHRADAHAEDVLTGHTLVNAAASGFRRLLEDPGHRVVLAVLPGPYAADGAATGEVAAVGLAVVGVDPLSLVLGSPQVTVDTFVVHRDHRRRGTGAVLLAAATAYAQENGAAHVVAAAGGHEAERQRFLARMGFAPLTTRRIVTVESLTRSLTSWQRGGYPVPGPRRTSAARRRPVTRSLSA; this is encoded by the coding sequence GTGGCGCGGACAGCGCGTCCTGCCGATCTGCCCGCCGTGCTCGCGCTGGTCCGCCAACACCGCGCCGACGCGCACGCCGAGGACGTGCTCACCGGCCACACGTTGGTGAACGCCGCCGCCTCCGGGTTCCGCCGCCTGCTCGAGGATCCGGGGCACCGGGTCGTCCTGGCCGTCCTCCCCGGCCCCTACGCGGCCGACGGGGCAGCGACCGGGGAGGTGGCCGCCGTCGGCCTCGCCGTCGTGGGTGTCGACCCGCTGTCCCTCGTGCTGGGCAGTCCGCAGGTCACCGTGGACACGTTCGTCGTCCACCGTGACCACCGCCGTCGCGGGACCGGTGCCGTCCTCCTCGCCGCGGCCACGGCGTACGCGCAGGAGAACGGTGCGGCGCACGTGGTCGCCGCCGCCGGCGGGCACGAGGCCGAGCGGCAGCGGTTCCTCGCCCGCATGGGCTTCGCGCCGCTGACCACCCGGCGGATCGTCACCGTGGAGTCGCTGACCCGCTCCCTCACGTCCTGGCAGCGTGGCGGCTATCCGGTGCCGGGTCCGCGTCGCACGTCGGCGGCACGCCGGCGTCCGGTCACCCGGAGCCTGTCCGCCTGA